A section of the Pseudomonas flavescens genome encodes:
- the cyaY gene encoding iron donor protein CyaY has product MSLTEARFHDLVDAVQQAVEDIFDDSDLDLDLENSAGVLTVRFENGSQLIFSRQPALRQLWLAARSGGFHFDYDEDNQRWICDTSDELLSEMLDRIVVEQSGASLEFDEI; this is encoded by the coding sequence ATGAGTTTGACCGAAGCCCGTTTCCACGACCTGGTCGATGCCGTGCAGCAGGCGGTGGAAGACATCTTCGACGACAGCGATCTGGATCTCGATCTGGAAAACTCCGCTGGCGTACTGACGGTGCGCTTCGAAAATGGCTCGCAGCTGATCTTCAGTCGCCAGCCAGCGCTGCGTCAGCTCTGGCTGGCGGCCCGTTCCGGTGGGTTCCATTTCGACTACGACGAAGACAACCAGCGCTGGATCTGCGACACCAGCGACGAGTTGCTCAGCGAAATGCTCGATCGCATCGTGGTCGAGCAGTCCGGCGCCAGTCTCGAGTTCGATGAGATCTGA
- the lysA gene encoding diaminopimelate decarboxylase yields MNTFEYRDGSLFAEGVALSAVAQRFGTPTYVYSRAHIEAQYRAYADALDGLPHLVCFAVKANSNLGVLNVLARLGAGFDIVSRGELERVLAAGGNADKIVFSGVGKTRDDMRRALEVGVHCFNVESTDELERLQQVAAELGKIAAISLRVNPDVDAGTHPYISTGLKENKFGIAIADAEAVYARAAALPNLAVVGVDCHIGSQLTSLPPFLDALDRLLVLVDRLAEQGINLRHIDLGGGLGVQYRDEQPPLAGDYIQAVRQRIEGRDLALVFEPGRFIVANAGVLLTRVEYLKHTEHKDFAIVDAAMNDLIRPALYQAWMDVVPVQPREGASRQYDIVGPICETGDFLAKERDLSLAEGDLLAVRSAGAYGFVMSSNYNTRGRAAEVMVDGEQAFEVRRRETLDELFAGESRLPE; encoded by the coding sequence ATGAACACCTTCGAATACCGCGACGGCTCGCTGTTCGCGGAGGGTGTGGCGTTGTCCGCCGTTGCCCAGCGCTTCGGCACGCCCACCTATGTCTACTCGCGCGCTCATATCGAGGCGCAGTACCGCGCCTACGCCGACGCGCTCGATGGCCTGCCGCATCTGGTGTGCTTCGCCGTCAAGGCCAACTCGAACCTCGGCGTGCTGAACGTCCTGGCGCGCCTGGGCGCGGGCTTCGATATCGTTTCGCGCGGTGAACTGGAGCGTGTGCTGGCCGCTGGCGGCAACGCCGACAAGATCGTCTTCTCCGGTGTCGGCAAGACCCGCGACGACATGCGCCGCGCCCTGGAAGTGGGCGTGCACTGTTTCAACGTCGAGTCCACCGACGAGCTGGAGCGCCTGCAGCAGGTCGCAGCCGAACTCGGCAAGATCGCGGCGATCTCCCTGCGCGTCAACCCGGACGTGGACGCGGGCACTCACCCGTACATCTCCACCGGTCTGAAAGAAAACAAGTTCGGTATCGCCATCGCCGATGCCGAAGCGGTCTATGCCCGCGCCGCGGCGCTGCCCAACCTGGCCGTGGTCGGCGTCGATTGCCACATCGGCTCGCAACTGACCAGCCTGCCGCCGTTCCTCGATGCGCTCGACCGCCTGCTGGTACTGGTCGACCGCCTTGCCGAACAGGGCATCAACCTTCGTCACATCGACCTCGGTGGCGGCCTCGGCGTGCAGTACCGCGATGAGCAACCGCCACTGGCCGGTGACTACATCCAGGCGGTGCGCCAGCGCATCGAAGGTCGTGATCTGGCACTGGTGTTCGAGCCGGGCCGCTTCATCGTCGCCAATGCCGGCGTGCTGCTGACCCGCGTGGAGTACCTCAAGCATACCGAGCACAAGGATTTCGCCATCGTCGACGCGGCCATGAACGACCTGATCCGCCCGGCCCTGTATCAGGCCTGGATGGACGTGGTGCCGGTGCAGCCGCGTGAAGGCGCCAGCCGCCAGTACGACATCGTCGGACCAATCTGCGAAACCGGTGATTTCCTCGCCAAGGAACGCGATCTGAGCCTGGCCGAAGGCGACCTGCTGGCCGTGCGCTCGGCCGGTGCCTATGGCTTCGTGATGAGCTCCAACTACAACACCCGCGGCCGCGCGGCCGAGGTGATGGTGGACGGCGAGCAGGCCTTCGAGGTGCGTCGGCGAGAAACCCTGGACGAACTCTTCGCGGGCGAAAGCCGCCTGCCGGAGTGA
- a CDS encoding DUF484 family protein yields the protein MTDQQDSPKPLDSETVAAYLRLHPEFFIDHDELIPELRIPHQRGDTVSLVERQVKLLRERNIEMRQRLSHLMDVARDNDRLFDKTRRLILDLMDASSLEEVVSCVEDSLRREFQVPFVGLILFSDTPLPVGRSVSSAEAHQAIGGLLAGGKTICGVLREHELNFLFGDAGADVGSAAVVGLSHQGLHGVLAIGSADSQHYKSSLGTLFLGYIAEVLSRVLPRFSAPLRSVR from the coding sequence ATGACTGACCAGCAGGATTCGCCCAAGCCACTGGACTCGGAAACGGTTGCCGCCTACCTGCGCCTGCACCCCGAGTTCTTCATCGACCACGATGAGCTGATTCCCGAGCTGCGTATTCCTCACCAGCGAGGTGATACGGTTTCGCTGGTCGAACGCCAGGTCAAACTGCTGCGTGAACGCAACATCGAGATGCGCCAACGCCTGTCGCACCTGATGGACGTAGCTCGCGACAACGATCGGCTGTTCGACAAGACGCGCCGCCTGATACTCGACCTGATGGACGCCAGCAGCCTCGAAGAAGTGGTCAGTTGCGTGGAAGACAGCCTGCGCCGTGAGTTCCAGGTGCCCTTCGTGGGGTTGATCCTGTTCAGCGACACACCGCTGCCGGTCGGCCGCAGCGTCAGCAGCGCAGAGGCCCATCAGGCCATCGGTGGCCTGCTGGCTGGTGGCAAGACCATCTGCGGCGTGCTGCGCGAGCACGAGCTGAACTTCCTGTTCGGCGACGCGGGCGCGGACGTCGGCTCGGCAGCCGTTGTCGGCCTTTCCCATCAGGGCCTGCATGGCGTGCTGGCGATCGGCAGTGCCGATTCGCAGCACTACAAGAGCTCTCTGGGCACCCTGTTCCTCGGTTATATCGCCGAAGTCCTGTCGCGGGTGCTGCCACGCTTCTCCGCACCGCTGCGCTCGGTCCGCTGA
- the xerC gene encoding tyrosine recombinase XerC, with amino-acid sequence MTLAADLDAYLEHLRSERQVSAHTLDGYRRDLNKLLAYCEKEQLAEWAALDTSRLRRQVARLHMEGQSARSLARLLSATRGLYRYLIREGHCRHDPASGLTPPKGERRLPKVLDVDRATQLLDGAQEDDFIARRDHAMLELFYSSGLRLSELVALDLDGLDLPAGLVRVVGKGSKVRELPVGSKAREALEQWLPLRALANPADGAVFISRQGRRIGARAVQLRVRQAGISELGQHIHPHMLRHSFASHMLESSQDLRAVQELLGHADIATTQIYTHLDFQHLSKVYDSAHPRAKRRKEQDS; translated from the coding sequence TTGACGCTTGCAGCTGACCTGGATGCCTATCTCGAACACCTGCGCAGCGAGCGCCAGGTGTCTGCCCATACTCTGGATGGCTACCGCCGCGACCTCAACAAGCTGCTCGCTTACTGCGAGAAGGAACAGCTTGCCGAGTGGGCGGCTCTGGATACCTCGCGCCTGCGCCGCCAGGTGGCTCGCCTGCACATGGAGGGTCAGTCGGCACGCAGCCTCGCGCGCCTGCTTTCCGCCACCCGCGGCCTGTATCGCTACCTGATCCGCGAGGGCCATTGCCGGCATGACCCGGCCAGCGGACTGACGCCCCCCAAGGGCGAGCGCAGGCTGCCGAAGGTGCTGGATGTGGATCGCGCCACCCAACTGCTGGACGGTGCCCAGGAAGACGATTTCATCGCCCGCCGCGATCACGCCATGCTCGAACTGTTCTACTCCTCGGGGCTGCGTCTGTCGGAGCTGGTCGCACTCGACCTCGACGGCCTCGATCTGCCCGCTGGCCTGGTGCGCGTGGTCGGCAAGGGTAGCAAGGTGCGCGAGCTGCCAGTCGGCAGCAAGGCCCGTGAAGCGCTGGAGCAATGGCTGCCACTGCGCGCACTGGCCAACCCGGCGGATGGTGCGGTATTCATCAGCCGTCAGGGGCGACGCATAGGCGCCCGAGCGGTGCAGCTGCGGGTGCGCCAGGCAGGCATCAGCGAACTGGGCCAACACATTCATCCGCACATGCTGCGTCACTCCTTCGCCAGCCATATGCTCGAATCCTCTCAGGACCTGCGCGCAGTGCAGGAACTGCTGGGCCATGCCGATATCGCGACCACGCAGATCTATACCCACCTGGACTTCCAGCACCTGAGCAAGGTCTACGACAGCGCTCATCCACGGGCCAAACGCCGCAAGGAACAGGACTCATGA
- the lptM gene encoding LPS translocon maturation chaperone LptM — MKRLFTALIALVAVTTLLSGCGQKGPLYLPDDTQSAPAQDR, encoded by the coding sequence ATGAAGCGGCTGTTCACTGCCCTCATCGCGCTCGTCGCCGTCACCACCCTGCTCAGTGGCTGTGGCCAGAAAGGCCCACTGTACCTGCCGGATGATACCCAGTCCGCACCTGCGCAAGACAGATAA
- the dapF gene encoding diaminopimelate epimerase: MLLRFTKMHGLGNDFMVLDLVSQHAHIQPKHAKQWGDRHTGVGFDQLLLVEPPQNPDVDFRYRIFNSDGSEVEQCGNGARCFARFVLDKRLTVKKTIRVETKGGIIELQVRADGLITVDMGAPRLAPEQIPFQADAEALNYAVEVEGRTHALAAVSMGNPHAVLRVDDVDSAPVHELGAKLEHHPRFPQRVNVGFLQVVDRQRGRLRVWERGAGETQACGTGACAAAVAAIRQGWMDSPVQLELPGGKLTIEWAGPGQPVMMTGPAVRVYEGQVRL, encoded by the coding sequence ATGTTATTGCGATTTACCAAGATGCATGGCCTGGGCAACGACTTCATGGTCCTCGACCTGGTCAGCCAGCATGCCCATATCCAGCCCAAGCACGCCAAGCAGTGGGGCGACCGCCACACCGGCGTCGGCTTCGATCAGCTGCTGCTGGTCGAACCGCCGCAGAATCCGGACGTGGATTTCCGTTACCGCATCTTCAATTCCGACGGCAGCGAAGTGGAACAGTGCGGCAACGGTGCGCGCTGTTTCGCTCGCTTCGTGCTCGACAAGCGCCTGACGGTGAAGAAAACCATCCGCGTGGAAACCAAGGGCGGCATCATCGAATTGCAGGTCCGTGCTGACGGCCTGATCACCGTGGACATGGGCGCGCCGCGCCTGGCGCCCGAGCAGATTCCCTTCCAGGCCGACGCTGAAGCCCTGAACTACGCCGTCGAAGTCGAAGGCAGGACTCATGCGCTTGCCGCGGTTTCCATGGGCAACCCCCATGCCGTGCTGCGTGTCGATGATGTGGACAGCGCGCCGGTGCACGAACTGGGAGCGAAACTGGAACACCATCCGCGCTTTCCACAACGAGTGAACGTCGGCTTCCTGCAGGTCGTCGATCGCCAACGCGGTCGCCTGCGTGTCTGGGAGCGCGGTGCCGGGGAAACCCAGGCCTGCGGTACCGGCGCCTGCGCCGCCGCCGTCGCAGCGATCCGCCAGGGCTGGATGGACTCACCCGTCCAGTTGGAACTGCCGGGCGGCAAGCTGACCATCGAGTGGGCAGGCCCTGGCCAGCCGGTTATGATGACCGGCCCCGCCGTGCGCGTGTACGAAGGACAGGTTCGCCTATGA
- the rnk gene encoding nucleoside diphosphate kinase regulator, whose translation MASTPSITITRLDLQRLEQLLDSLEDFGPTAEALQAELDRAEVVGHDQVPAGVVTMNSRVHCREEGSGKDYHLTLVYPQDAGGEGKVSILAPVGTALLGLSVGQHIDWPAPGGKQLKLALLAVEYQPEAAGEYAR comes from the coding sequence ATGGCCAGCACACCGTCCATCACCATTACCCGCCTCGATCTGCAGCGCCTGGAGCAATTGCTCGACAGCCTCGAAGATTTCGGCCCGACTGCCGAAGCCTTGCAGGCCGAACTGGATCGAGCGGAGGTGGTCGGCCACGATCAGGTGCCGGCAGGCGTGGTCACCATGAATTCCCGCGTGCATTGCCGCGAGGAAGGCAGTGGCAAGGACTATCACCTGACTCTGGTCTATCCCCAGGACGCTGGCGGTGAAGGCAAGGTGTCGATTCTCGCACCCGTTGGCACTGCATTGCTGGGGCTGAGCGTTGGCCAGCATATCGACTGGCCGGCACCCGGCGGCAAACAGCTCAAACTTGCCTTGCTGGCGGTGGAGTATCAGCCGGAAGCGGCGGGCGAATACGCCCGTTAA
- a CDS encoding DUF1289 domain-containing protein yields MRSEAAADSALGEAPVASPCRRRCCLNEADRCLGCGRLLAEILEWGNADDGRRRAIRALAEERLMAAP; encoded by the coding sequence ATGAGATCTGAAGCCGCCGCTGATTCGGCGCTGGGCGAGGCGCCTGTCGCGTCGCCCTGTCGTCGGCGCTGCTGCCTGAACGAGGCCGACAGGTGCCTGGGTTGCGGGCGTCTGCTGGCGGAAATTCTCGAGTGGGGCAATGCCGATGACGGGCGCCGTCGGGCCATTCGGGCGCTGGCCGAAGAGCGTCTGATGGCGGCGCCCTGA
- a CDS encoding M16 family metallopeptidase, which produces MHPVKTLFTALAALLLGACTHLPAGDTPLQWHPVVTRGELPNGLRYNLIPIDTQKGRLDMRLTVHAGSVDEADDQVGVAHMLEHLAFYSRGGDALNVRQRLQKAGWQQGRHFNAVTNYERTQYLLSPPDGAASVELSLKTLATMAFAGDFTADDLQRERPIVIEEWRGGLGVAQRMNAKRAAAQRTGSRYPAHRTIGNRKAIEQAQLQALQAFQQRWYLPNNMVLNVVGDVDPQQMIAHIERHFGHAQRGERPPREHLELPLDDELKVFRVQDSQSGSNQVALLMRFQQMDIREQTLAGGRDRLLDRLALTALSRQLRRQPLDEGVGSLTAVKTQIGRRTGVLAVAASVKGQRHDQALQTLLRELERLRQHPLHDEDVKAVKDEVRQIAERMLAKPAARDFDAWVRQLNDATLGERVLQDPEAIARNALTNLDSIGKRELQQRIVSWLDSPDRVLQLSAPGGTPLKLPDVARVEQQALQFAATRLEAPKPPVAQHALSIPSLESSTPPGSIETRRSFAAEKVEHWQLSNGDRLVWLRAEGADGKAQLRVDSSAGFLYQGAQSWRAQIANQLALQLPPQGWSDEQLNAWKRREAVQLSFTQGPQRLEAQGSATVDKLGSLLALYQAQQTRSALDEEAYLESLADLREGLLRRRDHVRSEQDATWRRIKQGEDDWQSPTTKDLDALSRAALEVEWRRQAAAPVTYYLMANMPEQELEALVDRYLAGIPRGEPLLSKANPRQPGQRQATLAIAREPRASLYAGSFQPHPWSPADAARVAALREIANGLLKRRLRGEAAGVYSLQFDSELSPEHQRIDSELRFSSDPQRADELWQLARRTLSSLPDAIDEKHVAALRQELTRQEALRREDPGIQLHRLILSERAWHDPRYLSEQHRLPAALEPAALKRLARQLFPKGNQVRMQVLPAQGIET; this is translated from the coding sequence ATGCATCCCGTGAAAACCCTGTTCACGGCACTGGCAGCGTTGCTGCTCGGTGCCTGCACCCATTTGCCTGCAGGGGACACGCCCCTGCAATGGCACCCCGTCGTCACCCGTGGCGAACTGCCCAACGGCCTGCGCTACAACCTGATTCCCATCGATACGCAGAAAGGCCGCCTGGACATGCGCCTGACGGTGCATGCCGGCTCGGTGGACGAGGCCGACGATCAGGTCGGCGTCGCCCATATGCTCGAACACCTGGCGTTCTACAGCCGTGGTGGCGACGCCCTGAATGTACGCCAGCGCCTGCAGAAGGCTGGCTGGCAACAGGGCCGCCACTTCAATGCGGTCACCAACTACGAGCGCACGCAATACCTGCTGAGCCCGCCTGACGGGGCGGCGAGTGTCGAGCTGTCGCTGAAAACGCTGGCCACGATGGCCTTCGCCGGCGACTTCACGGCGGACGATCTGCAGCGCGAACGGCCCATCGTCATCGAAGAATGGCGAGGTGGCCTGGGTGTCGCGCAGCGCATGAACGCCAAACGTGCCGCGGCGCAGCGCACCGGCTCCCGTTATCCGGCGCATCGCACCATCGGCAACCGCAAGGCCATCGAGCAGGCGCAACTGCAGGCACTGCAGGCGTTCCAGCAGCGCTGGTACCTGCCGAACAACATGGTGCTGAATGTCGTCGGTGACGTCGATCCCCAGCAGATGATCGCGCATATCGAGCGCCACTTCGGCCATGCGCAACGGGGCGAACGTCCCCCGCGCGAGCACCTCGAACTGCCGCTGGACGACGAGCTGAAAGTGTTCCGCGTGCAGGACAGCCAGAGCGGCAGCAACCAGGTCGCTCTGCTGATGCGCTTCCAGCAGATGGACATTCGCGAGCAGACGCTTGCGGGCGGCCGTGATCGACTGCTGGATCGCCTGGCACTCACCGCATTGTCACGGCAGTTGCGCCGCCAACCCCTGGACGAAGGCGTAGGCAGCCTGACAGCGGTGAAAACCCAGATTGGCCGCCGTACGGGTGTACTGGCGGTGGCCGCCAGCGTCAAAGGTCAGCGCCACGACCAGGCGCTGCAGACCCTGTTGCGCGAACTCGAGCGGCTGCGCCAGCACCCGTTGCACGACGAGGACGTCAAAGCGGTCAAGGACGAGGTGCGGCAGATCGCTGAGCGCATGCTGGCGAAACCGGCAGCGCGAGACTTCGACGCCTGGGTGCGACAACTCAACGACGCCACCCTGGGCGAGCGGGTGCTGCAAGACCCCGAGGCCATCGCCCGCAACGCCCTGACCAATCTGGACAGCATCGGCAAGCGCGAGCTGCAACAGCGCATCGTCAGTTGGCTCGACAGCCCGGACCGGGTGCTGCAACTCAGCGCCCCAGGCGGCACGCCGCTGAAGCTGCCTGATGTCGCACGCGTCGAGCAGCAGGCGCTGCAGTTCGCCGCTACCCGCCTGGAAGCGCCAAAGCCCCCCGTGGCACAACATGCGCTCAGCATTCCCAGCCTGGAAAGCAGCACGCCGCCCGGTAGCATCGAGACACGCCGCAGCTTCGCAGCCGAGAAGGTCGAACACTGGCAACTGAGCAACGGCGACCGCCTGGTGTGGCTACGTGCCGAGGGCGCGGACGGCAAGGCGCAGTTGCGCGTCGATTCCAGCGCTGGTTTTCTGTACCAGGGCGCGCAGTCCTGGCGCGCGCAGATCGCCAATCAACTGGCCCTGCAGCTACCTCCCCAAGGCTGGAGCGATGAGCAGCTCAATGCCTGGAAACGGCGCGAAGCCGTGCAACTGTCGTTCACTCAAGGGCCGCAGCGCCTGGAGGCGCAGGGCAGTGCCACGGTGGACAAGCTGGGCAGCCTGCTGGCGCTCTATCAGGCGCAGCAGACCCGCAGCGCTCTGGATGAAGAAGCCTACCTCGAGAGCCTCGCCGACCTGCGCGAAGGCCTGCTGCGGCGGCGTGATCACGTGCGCAGCGAGCAAGACGCGACCTGGCGCAGAATCAAGCAGGGCGAGGATGACTGGCAGTCGCCAACGACCAAGGACCTCGACGCACTCAGCCGCGCCGCACTGGAAGTGGAATGGCGCCGCCAGGCCGCGGCTCCAGTGACCTATTACCTGATGGCCAACATGCCGGAGCAGGAACTGGAAGCGCTGGTCGACCGTTATCTGGCAGGCATCCCGCGCGGCGAGCCACTGCTCAGCAAGGCCAACCCACGGCAACCCGGTCAGCGCCAGGCCACCCTGGCCATCGCTCGCGAACCGCGCGCCAGCCTCTATGCGGGCAGCTTCCAGCCCCATCCTTGGAGCCCGGCGGATGCCGCCCGGGTAGCGGCGCTGCGCGAGATCGCCAACGGCCTGCTGAAGCGGCGCCTGCGCGGCGAAGCGGCAGGCGTTTACAGCCTGCAATTCGACAGTGAACTGAGCCCCGAACATCAGCGCATCGACAGCGAGCTGAGATTCAGCAGTGACCCGCAACGCGCCGACGAGCTCTGGCAACTGGCGCGACGGACCTTGTCCAGCCTGCCCGACGCCATCGACGAGAAACACGTCGCCGCCCTGCGCCAGGAGCTGACCCGCCAGGAAGCGTTGCGTCGCGAGGATCCCGGCATCCAGTTGCATCGCCTGATTCTCAGCGAGCGCGCATGGCACGACCCGCGTTACCTGAGCGAACAGCATCGACTGCCTGCGGCACTCGAGCCTGCGGCCCTGAAGCGCCTGGCTCGCCAGCTTTTCCCGAAAGGCAATCAAGTGCGCATGCAGGTGCTTCCCGCGCAGGGCATCGAAACATGA
- a CDS encoding ABC transporter ATP-binding protein/permease yields MRTLHLFLRLSRPFWASRAGWPGWLLLASVFAMGIGIVQVNVYINAWSKTFYDTLATFDGSALLDLMGSYALAICALVVVIVSKNWLTKALILRWRQHLNDHMLEHWLSERRYYRLGLSGEPDHPDQRIAEDVHLLADKTVGLIVSLFINTMQIGAFVSVLWQLSGTQTFTLGDYSVTLDGYLVWAVLIYTLIGTLVTHWLGQPLHALNYERQRSEAAFRADLLRKREHAEQIALYGGEQAERQSLGLRFAAIADNWRGLMRRELKLGTFTVGYDRVSNIVPVFIALPAFLAKTITLGGLMQIRTAFGAVHGSLSWFIYSYRTLMEWSATVQRLGQFQQAMERLEPVELSQGEALNTCGLDVLRPNGEALLCGLTLQARPGEWLRLAGASGLGKTTLLRTLMGLWPHHRGSWQLPGGRSLLLPQKPYLASGRLDQLLAYPATQIPQVLELIGALQDVGLDHLIHELDREAEWGRELSGGEQQRLALARALLYRPDTLYLDEATNQLDEHAACGLLARLRERLPTCTLIGVSHQPAVQRLFERSIDLQECGTACKPATPELLPT; encoded by the coding sequence ATGAGAACCCTGCATCTTTTCCTCAGGCTTTCCCGCCCATTCTGGGCCAGTCGCGCCGGTTGGCCGGGCTGGTTGCTACTGGCTTCGGTGTTCGCCATGGGCATCGGCATCGTGCAGGTCAACGTCTACATCAACGCGTGGAGCAAGACGTTCTACGACACCCTGGCGACCTTCGACGGCAGTGCGCTGCTCGATCTCATGGGCAGTTATGCACTGGCAATCTGTGCGCTGGTGGTGGTGATCGTCTCGAAGAACTGGTTGACCAAAGCGCTGATCCTGCGCTGGCGCCAGCACCTCAACGATCACATGCTCGAGCACTGGCTGAGTGAGCGTCGCTACTACCGACTGGGGCTGAGCGGCGAGCCGGACCACCCCGATCAGCGGATCGCCGAGGATGTGCATCTGCTGGCGGACAAGACCGTCGGCCTGATCGTATCGTTGTTCATCAACACCATGCAGATCGGCGCCTTCGTCAGCGTCCTCTGGCAGCTCTCGGGTACTCAGACCTTCACCCTCGGCGATTACAGCGTAACCCTCGATGGATACCTGGTCTGGGCCGTGCTCATCTATACCCTGATCGGCACGCTGGTCACTCACTGGCTGGGCCAGCCACTGCACGCTCTCAACTATGAGCGCCAACGCAGCGAGGCGGCCTTTCGTGCGGACCTGTTACGCAAACGCGAGCATGCCGAGCAGATCGCGCTGTACGGCGGCGAACAGGCAGAGCGGCAGAGCCTGGGCCTGCGCTTCGCCGCCATAGCCGATAACTGGCGTGGCCTGATGCGCCGTGAGCTGAAGCTGGGGACATTCACCGTCGGTTACGACCGGGTCAGCAATATCGTGCCCGTGTTCATCGCCCTACCCGCGTTCCTGGCCAAGACCATCACCCTGGGCGGGTTGATGCAGATCCGCACGGCCTTCGGCGCCGTACACGGATCATTGAGCTGGTTCATCTACTCTTATCGCACCCTGATGGAGTGGAGCGCCACGGTCCAGCGCCTGGGCCAGTTCCAGCAGGCCATGGAGCGGCTGGAGCCGGTCGAACTGAGCCAGGGCGAGGCGCTCAACACCTGCGGCCTGGATGTGCTGCGCCCAAATGGCGAAGCGCTGCTGTGCGGCCTGACCCTGCAGGCTCGCCCTGGTGAGTGGCTGCGCCTGGCGGGCGCCAGCGGCCTGGGCAAGACCACCTTGCTGCGCACCCTGATGGGCCTCTGGCCCCATCACCGCGGCAGCTGGCAGTTGCCGGGCGGGCGCAGCCTGCTGCTGCCGCAGAAACCTTACCTGGCCAGCGGTCGTCTGGATCAGTTACTGGCCTACCCGGCAACGCAGATACCCCAGGTTCTGGAACTGATTGGCGCGCTGCAGGACGTTGGGCTCGACCATCTCATCCATGAGCTGGACCGCGAAGCCGAATGGGGCAGAGAGCTTTCCGGTGGTGAGCAACAGCGCCTGGCGCTGGCCCGCGCCCTGCTCTATCGCCCAGACACCCTGTACCTCGACGAAGCCACCAATCAGCTCGACGAACATGCGGCCTGCGGGTTGCTCGCGCGCCTGCGAGAGCGCTTGCCCACCTGCACGCTGATCGGCGTCAGCCACCAGCCCGCGGTGCAGCGCCTGTTCGAACGCAGCATCGACCTGCAGGAATGTGGGACGGCTTGCAAACCGGCGACGCCGGAACTGCTGCCGACTTGA